GACATCAATGTCAAGTTCATTCgagttctcattgataatggaaGCAGCAATAACATTATGTACTGAGACACAATGCTTAAActcggcattactgataacatgcttgagcctagccggactGCCTTCCACGGTATCGTGCCGGGAGTGTCATGTGCACCGGTCAGCAAAATCTGGGTtgacgtcttattcggcacaAGGGAAAATTGTCGGACAGAGAATTTGGTGTTTGAAGTGGTGGATCTCAACAGTCCATATCATGCGCTACTCGGCGgaccggcattggccaaatttaTGGCGACCACTCACAttggctatctgaagatgaagatgccgggaccaaatggtaccgTAACCATTTCCGGCAATTACAAGCGTTCAATGGAGTGCGCGGCAGCAGGATCTTCTTTGGCCGAATCATTGGTCATTGccggagagaagaggaagctgcAAGAAGTTGTCGCACTGGCTCAAACGGTGCAGATTGCTCTGCTGGTGATGACCAACCCTCATGGCAGCGGGGCTTTCCAGGAGGCCAAAGAGACGAAGAAGATATCGGTCGACAACGAGTTCCCGGACCTCActgtcatcattggtgccggcctgaccgagaaataggaaggcgagctcaccgacttcctccgtgagaatcgggacatcttcgcatggtcaaacCATGACTTGCCGGGTGTGCTGagggagttggctgagcactcattgcaCGTCAGGCCAAACACAAGACCGgggaagcagccccttcgatgCTTCGCCGACAacagaaggaaaatcatatcggaagagatatCCCGGCTTTTAGCTGCCGgtttatcatggaagtgttgcatcctGACTGGTTGGCCAACCCGGTCatggttgagaagaagaaagatgacccAACCGTGGCCAAAGTGTGGCGCATATGTATCGACTACACTAGcttgaacaaggcatgccctAAAGACCCTTTTCCATTACCTTGGATCGATCAAGTCATCGACTCCACTGCtgggtgtgagttgttgtcttttgtagatgcgtattctggttttcaccagataccactgaaccctaatgatcaaataaagacatcatttatcaccccgttcagggcttattgctatcgcactatgccgtttggtttgagaaatgcaggggctactTACCAAAGATGCATGCGGAAATGCTTGCATGAGCAACTCGGCAAAAACGTGCAGGTGTATGTCGATGATGTCGTCATAAAGACCAAAGAGAGCATcacgctcctggatgatatccgaGAAACATTTGCAAACTTGAGAAGGTTCCGAATGAAACTAAACCCGGCcaagtgcacgttcggtgtgCTGGCAGGAAAGCTACTTGGATTCCTTGTGTCAAGCCAAGGCATAGAAACaaatcatgtgaaaattgccgccatagaaagaatgaaattgCCGAAGTGTCTCAAAGACGTGCaaaaattcactggatgcctAGCATCATTGAGTCGTTTTGTTAGTCGACTGGGTAAAAAggcaatgcccttataccagctgatgaagaaaaccgacaaatttgtgtggacacaACAAGCAGAAGTAGCTTTCCAAGAGTTGAAGAAATTGTTGCCACGGCGTCGATATTAGCCTCACCAATGGCACAAGAGCCAATGTTGTTGTgtatagcagcaacaaaccaAGTTGTCAGTGCCGTCATAGTGGTGGAAAAAGATGAAGATGGCAAGTCGGTGCAAAGGCCGGTATATTATCTGAGTGAGGTGTTGTCAACATCAAAATAGAATTATCCTCATTACCAAAAGATGGCGTACGGCGTTTATATGtcggcaaagaagctgaagcattattttgatgcacatcAAATCCGGGTAATTTGTGAAGCGCCTATCTCGGAAATCATGAAAAATAAAGATGCAAGCGGCCGAATAGCCAAATGGGCTATTGAGTTAGCACCCTACACACTGCAGTATGATAGACGAGATGCCGTGAAGTCTCAGGCGCTGGCGGAGTTCCTGGTGGATTAGGCCGAGATGGAATATGAGCCACCACTGTTAAACAACAGATGAGATCGATGTTTTGGGTAGGAAGCAGCGCAGCACTCTAGGGCCGGCTCGagtcctttatatatattAACAAGGTCAAGCTCGTGAGCTGTTACAAGATTACAACAGATTGATTTGGTTTGAACCACCgagagatagagatagagtCAAATCTCAACTGGAGCTAGAGTTAGATACTAACTACTGCTACGTACAACAAACTCAGCTATTTTGACATCCTCCCTCAATCGAAAATGCGGGAAGCAGACTGAGATTGCGTCTACAGCCCAAGAACAGCTGAGTTGATAGGGGCTTGGTGAATATGTCAGCAACCTGATCTTTGGAAGATATGAACTTGATTTGCAGGCGCTTCTGAGCAACTCTTTCTCGAACAAAATGAAAATCAACTTCGATATGTTTGGTTCGAGCATGGAACACAGGATTGGCAGACAAATAAGTTGCACCAAATTGTCACACAAAGAACAGGTGGTCTGTCAGGAAGAAGACCCGGTTCTGAAAGAAGAGATTCAATCCACACGACTTCAGCAGTAGCAGTAGCTAGGGATTTATACTCAGATTCTGTGCTCGATCTTGACACGGTGGCTTGCTTACGTGCACTCCAGGCAACAAGATTATTTCCGTAGAAAATTGCATAACCACCGGTTGATCTTCGATCATCAACATCACCAGCCCAATCAGCATCAGAGAATGCTGACAGTAGTGTTGATTCAGACTTGGATAACACCAAACCAAGAGACATGGTATCCCAAATATATCTTAGAATCCGTTTAACTGCCGCCCAATGACTTTATCTTGGCACATGAAGGAATCGGCAGACCTTGTTCACAGCAAATGACAAGTCTGGTCGTGTTATAGTGAGGTACTGCAAGCGTCCAACAATGCTACGATATTGTGTTGCTTCATCAGCAGACAGGAGCTCACCATCCTCACGATTAAGTTGCTCACTGGATGACATGGGTGTTGACCCGGTTTGCTTTTGTCCATCTTTGCACGCACAAGTAATTCATGTGCATATTTCTTCTGAGTCAGTACCATGCCACGGTCCTGCATCTGTACCTCAATCCCCAGAAAATAGTGTAGCTTGCCAAGATCTTTGATAGCAAAAGCTTTGCTATACTGATGAACCAGTGCACTAGCTGCATCAGATGATGAACTGACcatgatgtcatcaacatataccAATAGGAACATCGTGTTACCTTGCCGGGTGCGGAAGAACAACAATGTGTCAGCTTTAGACGCCCTGAACCCTAGCTCCCCAAGGGTGGTACTCAAGCGTGCATGCCAAGCTCGCAGTGCTTGTTTGAGACCATAAAGAGCTTTTTTCAGGTAACACAAGTGAGAGGGATACTGATGATCTTGAAAGCCAGGGGGTTGCCGCATGAATACCTCCTCTTCAAGATAGCCGTGTAGAAAAGTATTCTGGACATCTAGTTGCCGCGAGTGCCACCCGCGGGATACAACAAGAGATTGCTTGAACCCTTTCGCCACCGGTCAAGCTTTGTAGCGTTCAACTGATCCATCTGATTTCCGCTTGGTTTTAAACACCCACTTGCAGTCAATCACATTAACCCCCGGTCGAGGCGGAACAAGGGACCAAGTCTCATTGAGCCGAAGAGAATTGTATTCTGCAAGCATGGCATCACGCCAATGGGGAGCCGCCAGAGCTTCATCAAGGTTGGTGGGCTCCCAGTGTGGATCAGTTGTGGCAGCGAGATACGTGATCGTGCCATCTTTACAGACATATGGCTTGCGAATATTATTCTGCAACCGTGTACGAAGtcgaggtggtggtggcggaggtggcggcggcgacggtgatGGCGACGCCGGAGGACTGGCAGAAGACGCGACAAAAATATCTTCTGCCGCAGAAGAAACAACAGGTGACGCGGCAAAAATATCGCCTACCGCGGCAGAAGCACCAGATGCCGCAGCAGAGGGTTGATCGTTGGTCAGATCATGAAGGCGAGCTCCTCTCACGCCACCTGCACCATGGTTATTCAAAAGCAAAGGACAAGATGCAGCATCCGCAAGTTGGTCACTCGATGCAATGGTAGGTGTgagagatgatgatgatgtatGTGTGGGAATATTAGAGAAAGGAAACACATTTTCATCAAAAACAACATCACGAGAGATATACACTCCGTTGGAGGGAACATGAAGGCACTTGTACCCTTTGTGAGATGGACTATACCCAAGAAACACACACTTGTGAGAACGGAAGGCCAGCTTATGAGAATTGTATGGTCTAAGGTTAGGCCAACAGGCACAGCCAAAAACTTTGAGAAAGCTGTAGTCAGGAACCTGACCAAGGAGACGTTCTAAGGGTGTTTGCATATTGATGACACGACTCGGAGTTTTATTTATAAGGAAACATGCAGTCGTAAACGCATCACTCCAAAAACGAAGTGGAAGAGAAGCATGAGCAAGCAAAGTTAAGCCAATATCAACTATATGTCTATGTTTTCTTTCGGCGGCGCCATTCTGTTGATGAGTGTGTGGGCAAGAAACTCTATGAGCAATACCTAGCTTAGCAAAGAAGGGATTAAGTTTATGATATTCTCCTCCCCAATCTGAGTGGACATGTTTGATTTTTTGATTGAGGAGGCGTTCAACATGTTATTGGAATTGAAAAAACACAGAGAACACGTCAGATTTGTGCTTAAGCAAGTATACCCAAGTGAATCTACTGTAGGCATCAATAAAGCTCACATAAAATCGATGGCTACTAACTGAAGTTTGGGCAGGGCCCCATACATCTGAGAAAATGAGCTCTAATGGAGCTTTTATTACATGATCAGAATTGGAAAAGGGAAGTTGATGACACTTTCCCTGTTGGCATGCATCACACACTCTACTAAGACTTTTAACTGACTCGGCGGGAAGCTTGCTATGACTTAAGACATGTTGCACAACATGCAATGCTGGATGACCTAGGCGGCAATGCCACTGAGCTGGAGACGTCCTGACACCGCTGAAGACTGACTTGGATGGGGAATCTAGAGCATAGAGATCACCATGCCATCGACCACTAAGTATTGTGTTCCTCGTGTCTAGATCCCTTAACAAAAACATGATTAGGATGAAATTCCATGAGCACATCATTGTCTACAGTGAACCTTCTAACAGAAAGGAGATTACGTGTGACATCAGGAACGTGAAGAGCATTGTTTAAACGGAAAACTCTGGATGATGAAGGAGATGCAATGGATGAGTGACCAACATGCATAATGCGCATACCTGAACCATTTGCCGTGttcacttgatctttgccatTGTAGCGCTCCTTCGTGGTGAGCTTGTCCAGCTCATTCGTAAGGTGATCGGTGGCGCCTGTATCCGCATACCATGCGGTGTCGAGGGAGTAGGATGGAGTGTTCCCATAAGATCCTCGTTGAGCTGAGACTGCTTGGCGATTGTCGTTACCGCGGCCGTCATTCCCAACACCAGGGAAATCACGTTTGAAGCGCTTGAAGCACCGTGATGCTATGTGCCCGATCTTGCCGCAGAGCTAGCAGATCGGACGCTCCTTCTGGTCAGTAGGCTGACCGTTGCCCCCCGGTACAAACGCCTGGCCAGAGTTGGTGAAGGGTCGTGGCGTCTGCTGATGTTGTGGACGGGAGTTCCTGGAGTTGTTGTAGTGGCTGACCACGTTCGCTGAGTGGTCGACCACGGCATCAGCTCCTCTTGCCTCCAGTCGCTGCTCATGATTGAGCAGATGAGCGAATAGGTCACGCTCGGTGGTGGAAGAAGCTCCTCCAATGGTGATTGTTGAGACTACGGAGTCATAATCCTcgtcaaggccggcgaggataTAGGAGATGAAGTGGATGGAGCTCAGGGGCTGGCCGATGGAGGTCAGCCTGTTCACCAGGGACTTCATCATGCCGAAGTACGCAGTGATCGACATGTCCCTCTTCTTCGTCTGTTTGAGAAGGCGCCGGATCTGCATGGTTCTCGCTAGGCTCTGCGAGGAAAAAGAAGACACAATGGCAGACCAGAGCTCGTGTGACGTGTtgaggaagaggaactgcCCAAGCACTCCTTCAGTCATGGAAGACAGAAGTGCGGATAGGATGGCTTGGTCTTGCTGCACCCAAGCTTGATGCACCAGATTTGGAAGCGACTCAGCGTCATCTCCCGCGGTGTTGATGATGGTTTCGGCAGGCTTGACATGGCTGCCATCAACGAAGCCGTAGAGGCTGAGACTCTTGAGGAGAGGGATGACCTGCGCCCTCCACAGGAGATAGTTCTCCTGTTCAAGCTTGATGGTTATCAGATGTCCGAACGAGATCGGAGAAGCGGCGGTCGACATGATCGACCCGACGTTGACGGTGGCGCTGCTGGGGTTGGTGGAGATGCTGGAAGCAGTTGATGCTGTGGATGGGGGCGTCGCTGCAGAGCTACCGCTGGAAGTCATGGCGATAGATCAAcgaagctctgataccatgttaaACAACAGATGAGATCGATGCTTTGGGTAGGAAGAGCGCAACGCTCCAAGGCCGGCTCGAGTCCTTTATATATATCAACGAGGTCAAGCTCGTGAGCTGTTACAAGATTACAACAGATTGATTCGGTTTGAACCACCgagagatagagatagagtCAAATCTCAACTGGAGCTAGAGTTAGATACTAACTACTGCTACGTACAACAAACTCAGCTATTCTGACAACCACCACCTGAAACCAGTCATtggaaaatgcattttgatggctccaaaatgaaaagCGGGCTAAGCGCTGGCATAGTTCTCACCTCGCCCAAGCGTGATCAGCTGAAATATGTTTTACAAATTCATTTCGCAGCGTCCAATAACGtcgccgagtatgaggcacttgttcaaggactgaagatggcaaaagagATCGGCGTTcgccggattcaatgcttCAGTGATTCTGACTTGGTGGTCCATCAAGCCTCTGGTAATTGGgctgcattggatgccaacatGGCGCTATATCGCTTTCATGTGCAGAAAATCAGCGGTCACTCTGAAGGTTGTGAGTTCCGTCATATACCCCGAGCGGAGAACGAGGCTGCTGACACTTTGTTGAAGCCGGGATCAATGCGGTAGGCCATCCCAGCTGGCATCGCGCTGGAACATCTGCGCAAGCCGTCGATCAAGCCGTCACCAGAATCGGAATCGATATTTATTCCGGTAAACTCGGAAGCTGACATTACCCCAATGGATATAGACAGTGACAGTGGTTCCAGCAACCCGGGAACTGAGCGCCCTAACTCGGCTGAAGCAATGGCGATTGAACCAATGGAAGTAGACGAGTCAGTGTTCATGACTCGTCCTGTGCCGGCTTGGGCACAACCAAAAATGTCGTACCTCAAGGATGGAAGTCTGCCGGAAGATgaagtgtcggcaaggcaaattcagagaagagCAAAGGCGTACACCATCATTAACGACGAGCTATACAAGAGAAGTGTCACCAACGTGTTGCAGCGTTGCGTCGAgccagaagaaggacaagagatCCTCCGGGATATTCACCAAGGGGACTGTGGCCATCATGCATCCTCAAGAACGTTAGTGGCCAAGGCATTTCGGCACGGGttctactggccgagtgcgTTACAGGAGGCGGAAGATATGGTCAGGAAGTGCAACGGTTGCCAGAGGTATGCCAACAaaattcatatgccggcatctgaGCTCAAGACCATaccaatcacttggccatttgTTGTTTGGTGGTTGGATATGGTGGGGCCCTTCAAGCGGGcacgaggaggcatgacgcatatcttggtcatggtgcacaagttcaccaaatggattggaGTGAAGCCAATACggaagtgtgacggcaagacAGCAGTGTCATTTTTAAATGATATCATCTTAAGATACGGCTACCCGcacagtatcatcacggaCAATGGAACAAACTTTGCAGAGGGAGCCTTTGCACGGTTCTGCGCAGAGAAGAAAATCCAGCTTGATGTCGCTTCAGTAGCACATCCACAGTCAAATGGGcaagttgagagagcaaacGGTATGGTTTTAGCCGGCATAAAGCCTCGCCTAATTGAGCCACTGGAACGCACTCCAGGATGTTGGCTAGATGAGCTCCCAGCTGTGCtgtggagtctcaggacaacCCCGAATCATTCCACAGGCTATAAGCCATTCTTCCTCATCTACGGGGCGAaagctgtcttaccagccgaTATCCAGCATGACTCTCCGcgagtaaccatgtatacaGAAGCCGGGGTAAAGGAAGttcgagaaaatgatgtcgacctgctcgaagaagcacaaGAATTGGCTTTATCCCGGTCATCCATTTATCAATAGCACCttaggcgttatcacagccgaaaggtAAATCCGCGGGTgttccgggaaggagatctcGTTCTCCGGCTTGTGCAGCGCACGGCCAGCATGCATAAATTatcacctccatgggaagaacccttcattgtgagcaaagcgatGCACAATGATTCATACTATCTTGTAGATGCGCAGGACCCCAACGCAAACAGGATGAACAAATCTGGCGAGgaaaccaagaggccatggaatgtagctttgcttcgtccgttctatacttgaaagatgagtatttgtatcgtttttcTTTATGTCGGATATTCTGAAACAATGAGTTAACTGCCGAGTTTTTGAAAGAGACTCGGGGACTTCCATGTTATATGAAAGTTGTGTTTACTTTATCTATTTTGTATGTCGACTTGACTtgattgtgtaatcttatgtcggtcCAGTAGTGTGTCGGTACTGAAAACTCCCTCTATGACTTAGCTGTTGTCCGCAACCCAGGTTCCTGGCAAGCTGGAGCACGAGTACGAAGTTATTGAACACACGAAAAGCAATTATGGAAATAAGCAAACAGGCGAGCCGAGATGCGCGTCGTTTTATCTAACCCAGCACTCTTTTCCTATGCCGGGCAATTCCAGACGAGTTTCATGagtttaaatttttttgaaagttctATTCTATGATTTCgtgattcatacgtcgaacgccgacaaggcagGAGCCGAGGTCATAAGATTTAACCgacagaaaaataaactcggggactcgaCTGCGAACTTGATAACTTGTTGCTTAAACTAATTCAAACCATTGTGCATCACGCTAAAAGTACTTCAAAATACTTACATATGCACCCGGCATCTCGGGGATCTGATAATTTCAAAAGTTTGTCGACATAAACAGGCAAGACTTCAGGCTGCAGGATTATCGGCGCTCGTGCTCGGGACATCTATCTCGGCGGGAGGTGACTCGGCAACGATCTCCTCGTCCACACCCTCTTCTTATTCCTCGGCTGCCTCTTCTTCCGCGTCCAATCTCGGGCCCTCCACAAAGGAGTGCACATCGGCATATTGGATGAACGAGTAGGCTTGCTCTTGACGCTTGGCGATCAGCTCCGGATTcgagaggaagggagagtcggcgcgcatgcatgcattgcagcacgtcgaggttaATGCTGTCATATCAAGAAAGTACAAACGACaaggcctcgtcggcgccgacacgAGCGGCCGACTCCCGCCACTCGCTAAGccggtcctccacctccagaaAACGCTTGACTAGATCCGAGATTGCACTCGGAGCCTCCTCAGTCGGCCAAAGGGCGCGGAAGACGCGGATGCCAGCATTAAGCATATCGACCCCGAACGTCTTCAGCGGCTTAAGTCGGGTCCAGATGCTGATGAGATAATCCTCGATAACATATTCTGATGATTGTGTCGAGGAAGAATCCCTCTTACCACGAGCTTTGATCACCGCAGCTTGGGCAGCTTCAGTAGAGTAAGGGAAGGTTTCTGCAAGAAACAGAGAAGTCATGACGAATCCCGGCATATGGCTATTGTCAGCTGGATGGTCAAAGAAAAAGCTCCGGGTTAAGAAAACTTACTGGCTAGCAGTCCGTCTATCTTGCCGAGGTCCCGTAAGCACACGGACAGTAAATTCGTACTGTCGGCCATCTTCTCCTGAACGGCGGAGGCTCGGGTCTCGGCTTTGGTGAGAAGCCTTGTATTTTTGTAGCTCGCCCTCCAGGCGGATCTTCTCGTCAGCTTGCGTGGAGAGCGCCGAGGTGAGTTGAACCACCTCGGCCTTATGCGCCTCCCCTTGCGCTTCAATTTGCGCCCTCAGCCGAGTCACCTCGTAACGGTGCTGCTCAACCAGTTGGGTCTTCTCCCCTATATAGAAGAAATGGATTAGAAATGTTTCAGACAAAAACAGTTGCAGTTGGAAATACGAAATAAACTGTACCTTGCACCTCCGAGACGCGCTTAAGCAACTCGGATACTTCTCCGTCGTCCCCAGCTGTTCGTGTCGGCACACATCAGTTTTCAAAATACATATGCAACTCGGCATAATTTTTGTGTCGGTAAAAGTATACTTACTCTTGTTCTGCTGCTCGGCCACAAAAGCCTTGTGCTTGTCCACCAGCTTCCGGTGCGACGCGAGCAAAATGTTGAAGATTGAGGTGCGTTTATTCATACAGTTCTGCAAGCAAGTGCTCCACAATTATTTTTTGGACAATGGTTCAGATCTTTTATATAGCAGAGGCAAGTCAGCaattttaagcttcaggccggcTATTCAAAACTCGGCCtaaatctcggggaatagtgtttgaagcaattttaagcttcaggccgactattctaaactcggcctaaatctcggggaatagtgtttgaagcaattttaagcttcaggccgactattctatactcggcctgaatctcagagaatagtgtttgaagcaattttaagcttcaggccgactattcttaactcggcctgaatctcggggaatagtgtttgaagttttttgagataagcttcaggccgactatttcttactcgccctaaacctcggggactaggaatATGTATGCTAAAGAAAGAATGAAAACCTTGAAGAGATGTCCGTTACCTCAGCAGCCCGGCTAGCTTCGAACAATGCAAATCTTGCATCGAACATCCTGGCCGCCACCGACTGAGGAGTTGCCACCACGGGAGATGGCCCCACCAGAGCATGTTGCTGCACCGTTTGGAGTGTGTCGGAGTTAACCTCGTAACTATCGTCCCTATTCCAATCCATGGCGTAATGGCCAAGGGAACCCCAGCTGTGCCCGCTTGTCGTCCTCTAAGGAACTCCTTGAGTACCCTGTAATGACGTAAGATTCGGCAGGCCGGCCGAACCCGGAGGTTGCTGTCCCCGCGGAATGACAGAGCTCCTGGTTCTCTTTGCCTGGGCGGCCACTAGCTGTGTAGGCTGTGGCTGCGGTGGCGGCAGAGGTACTGGTCGTTGAGGTGGTTCCACTACTAATGGTTGAGGTTGCGCTTCCGGCATTGCCGACGAAGATGCAATCCCGGCCTCAGATGTCCTGGCTTGGGTGACGCTCGAAGCGTCGATGCCGGGACCGACCTCTAGAACGAGGGACGCCAGGTCTGCGGCAGTCTCGGTTCCCCCCGTGGCTTGAGTCGAAGACTCTGCAGGCAGAGACGAGGTGGCCGGGATCTCTGATGCGATGCAGGTCTTGGACTGGGTGGCAGTCAGAGCCTCCCTGCAGGAAGGAAGTCATGTTACTCTCATGATTTGTTAAGAAAAACTACCAAAATACCGACATTCAAGGTCTGAAGTGGCACGAGGCTTACCCGACGACCATTGGTTTCGGCTTCGAAAACCGGCAAGCAGCTTTTTTCCGTTTCATATTTCTCGGGAGCTCTCTATCAGCGGTGCGCTTCTCGCCCACCGAcaccggagcagcagcaggggccgCGGCAGGAGTCGGCTCGTCTAAGTCGGCTATTCCCAGACAAAAATGGGCATAAGTACTCCTAGAATAAGGATCGGAACATCAACAAAGTGGAGACAGAAGTTCTCACCTATGGCACGTCTAGGGCCGGCATGATGAATCGGCATATGTCCTCAGAGTCCGGGTCTTTCAGGTCGGTTTCCAGACAGTCAAGGCAGAAGCGCTTATCCGGCTCATGCCCATCCTTGTTGCGCTGGAGAGTTAATTTCTACACAAGACATGA
The Brachypodium distachyon strain Bd21 chromosome 2, Brachypodium_distachyon_v3.0, whole genome shotgun sequence genome window above contains:
- the LOC106866055 gene encoding uncharacterized protein LOC106866055, whose product is MDIDSDSGSSNPGTERPNSAEAMAIEPMEVDESVFMTRPVPAWAQPKMSYLKDGSLPEDEVSARQIQRRAKAYTIINDELYKRSVTNVLQRCVEPEEGQEILRDIHQGDCGHHASSRTLVAKAFRHGFYWPSALQEAEDMVRKCNGCQRYGYPHSIITDNGTNFAEGAFARFCAEKKIQLDVASVAHPQSNGQVERANGYKPFFLIYGAKAVLPADIQHDSPRVTMYTEAGVKEVRENDVDLLEEAQELALSRSSIYQ